A section of the Humulus lupulus chromosome 2, drHumLupu1.1, whole genome shotgun sequence genome encodes:
- the LOC133817920 gene encoding membrane-anchored ubiquitin-fold protein 1 yields the protein MAGVQDQLEIKFRLTDGSDIGPKTFPTATSVATLKESILSQWPKEKDNGPRTVKDVKLISGGKILDNSRTVGDCRSPLCDIPGTVTTMHVVVQPPPQEKEKKVTSELQQNKCVCVIL from the exons ATGGCTGGGGTTCAAGACCAATTGGAGATCAAGTTTCGGTTAACTGATGGATCAGATATTGGTCCCAAAACTTTTCCTACAGCTACAAGTGTTGCAACCTTGAAAGAAAGTATACTTTCTCAATGGCCTAAAG AGAAGGACAACGGTCCAAGGACAGTAAAAGATGTCAAGCTAATAAGCGGAGGGAAAATATTGGACAACAGCAGAACAGTTGGGGATTGTCGTAGCCCCTTATGTGACATCCCCGGTACAGTTACAACTATGCATGTTGTTGTTCAACCACCACCACAGGAGAAAG AAAAGAAAGTGACTAGCGAACTGCAGCAAAACAAGTGTGTCTGTGTCATATTATGA